A DNA window from Vigna angularis cultivar LongXiaoDou No.4 chromosome 1, ASM1680809v1, whole genome shotgun sequence contains the following coding sequences:
- the LOC108347252 gene encoding transcription factor MYB87 encodes MAGFACQGWQTRKGKAANYHSCWIGIDANVFPHHLFQRTWSPILCCLLHFQIFSDLKAMGRAPCCDKANVKRGPWSPEEDETLKNYLKKHGTGGNWITLPQKAGLKRCGKSCRLRWLNYLRPHIKHGGFTDEEDQVICNLYSTIGSRWSLIAAQLPGRTDNDVKNHWNAKLKKKFLVANTNATVDTVCPQFTTSTTPQSRAEDRVFDHENSAESRVLGLERTHIPVPSPLPLGSNVSGLGSSCSVPLSNEVSVVSNSTSFAKQENQTQWFGYDDDIEGQNEALLLDFVYEDLLLSNGFVSQEKSSEIAPSFG; translated from the exons ATGGCTGGCTTTGCGTGCCAAGGGTGGCAAACGAGGAAAGGGAAAGCAGCAAACTACCATTCTTGTTGGATTGGTATTGATGCAAACGTTTTCCCTCATCACCTCTTTCAGCGTACATGGTCCCCCATTTTG TGTTGTCTTCTTCACTTTCAAATCTTCTCTGACCTAAAAGCCATGGGAAGAGCTCCATGTTGTGACAAAGCTAATGTCAAAAGGGGTCCTTGGTCTCCCGAAGAAGATGAAACCCTCAAAAACTATCTCAAGAAACATGGCACTGGTGGCAATTGGATAACTCTCCCACAAAAAGCAG gCCTAAAGCGGTGTGGGAAAAGTTGTCGTCTGAGATGGCTGAACTATCTCAGACCTCATATCAAGCATGGAGGTTTCACCGATGAGGAAGACCAAGTTATCTGCAACCTTTATTCAACCATCGGAAGCAG GTGGTCTCTTATTGCGGCTCAGTTACCTGGGAGAACGGACAACGATGTGAAAAACCATTGGAACGCtaagttaaagaaaaagtttttggtAGCAAACACCAATGCCACTGTGGATACTGTTTGTCCACAGTTCACAACTTCCACTACTCCTCAGTCTCGAGCTGAAGACCGTGTCTTCGATCATGAGAACTCAGCCGAGTCTCGTGTTTTGGGTTTGGAGCGGACACACATTCCAGTTCCTTCACCATTGCCTTTAGGATCTAATGTCTCAGGTCTTGGCAGCAGCTGTAGTGTACCACTATCCAATGAAGTTTCAGTCGTTTCAAACTCAACATCCTTTGCGAAACAGGAAAACCAGACTCAATGGTTTGGCTATGATGACGATATTGAAGGTCAAAATGAAGCACTTTTGCTTGATTTTGTGTACGAAGATCTCTTGCTTAGTAATGGGTTTGTTTCTCAAGAAAAAAGCAGCGAAATTGCGCCATCATTTGGCTAA